Proteins co-encoded in one Erwinia sp. genomic window:
- a CDS encoding hypothetical protein (ID:JIFNMEKO_03181;~source:Prodigal:2.6) — translation MKLLVSLSLLASFASFAHPVTLQNCGRFWTFDHVPQRTIVYMPTAMENLLALNLSDSVISVVGYRPEQDITHSPWYKPLKVRIDSSP, via the coding sequence ATGAAACTCCTTGTCTCTCTTTCATTGCTGGCATCATTCGCCAGCTTTGCACATCCTGTTACGCTGCAGAATTGTGGAAGATTTTGGACGTTTGATCATGTACCACAGAGGACCATCGTCTATATGCCGACGGCAATGGAAAACTTACTCGCGTTAAACCTGAGTGATTCTGTTATCAGTGTGGTTGGATATCGACCAGAACAAGACATCACGCATTCTCCCTGGTATAAGCCGCTAAAAGTACGTATCGACAGCTCTCCCTAG
- the fhuA_5 gene encoding Ferrichrome outer membrane transporter/phage receptor (ID:JIFNMEKO_03182;~source:Prodigal:2.6), translating into MRAPVRHITQNQYALLLEDNLELTDAVALSSQWRYTNLDMHWNYQQDNKTIDRSYSFMSVGIGPTWTINENRAVYANYSTGKEPGGDIFFISPAQTSLPLTEVQQYETGVKGSFGYGEMKLAVYDLQKKNLYQQSALQAGVWNAVGKQTSRGIEFSTMIKPLDSLVLGGNVAYTHARFDNFQQGTQDFSGNQPRYVTTWTANLSGRYMPISKLGLGAQLHYVGSSYNDNANKKKMSDYTTVDLNVDYAVIKDVTVGTRVRNLTNRFYTWQRTYTGQEMIAPDRTYEAYVNIRF; encoded by the coding sequence ATGCGCGCACCTGTTCGTCACATCACTCAGAACCAGTATGCTTTACTGCTCGAAGACAATCTGGAACTCACGGATGCTGTCGCGCTGTCAAGCCAGTGGCGCTATACCAACCTGGATATGCACTGGAATTACCAGCAGGATAATAAAACTATCGATCGTAGCTATAGTTTTATGAGTGTTGGTATCGGGCCTACCTGGACGATTAACGAAAACAGGGCGGTGTATGCCAACTACTCCACAGGTAAAGAACCTGGCGGCGATATCTTCTTTATCAGCCCGGCTCAAACATCTCTGCCACTGACAGAAGTGCAACAATATGAAACCGGTGTAAAAGGGAGCTTCGGCTACGGCGAAATGAAGCTGGCCGTTTATGATCTTCAGAAAAAAAATCTTTATCAGCAATCCGCTCTGCAGGCGGGTGTATGGAATGCGGTTGGTAAACAGACTTCACGCGGTATTGAGTTCAGCACAATGATCAAACCGCTGGATAGTCTGGTGCTGGGTGGTAATGTAGCTTACACACATGCACGCTTTGATAATTTCCAACAAGGTACGCAGGATTTTTCCGGCAATCAGCCTCGCTATGTAACGACCTGGACGGCTAACCTGTCTGGTCGTTATATGCCGATCAGTAAACTTGGGCTAGGCGCGCAGCTCCACTATGTTGGCAGTAGCTATAACGATAATGCCAACAAAAAGAAAATGAGCGATTACACGACTGTCGATCTCAATGTCGATTATGCCGTAATCAAGGACGTTACCGTAGGCACCCGCGTACGCAACCTGACGAATCGTTTCTACACCTGGCAACGTACTTACACCGGGCAGGAAATGATCGCTCCTGATCGCACTTATGAAGCCTATGTCAACATACGCTTCTGA
- a CDS encoding hypothetical protein (ID:JIFNMEKO_03183;~source:Prodigal:2.6) produces the protein MTDVVETAPGISGTSSPTLSNSVSLRGFSGISWLLNGVAVPGSTIQIADPVHYDNVDILYGTGSVLNGLSSAGGSVNLTSRKATFGRQPVEADYSWSSYNSQRAHIGAGGTLVDGIAAGRMDVSASNTGTQVDKERSRPKRVSAQLLLTPTDNTQVTVDIDRSLTDMRNPYFGTPVINGKVDRDLRHVNYNNIQDAHIRS, from the coding sequence ATGACTGACGTCGTTGAAACCGCTCCTGGTATCTCCGGTACTAGCTCACCTACGCTGTCGAATAGCGTTTCATTACGTGGTTTTTCCGGCATTTCCTGGCTGCTAAACGGTGTGGCAGTTCCCGGTAGTACTATTCAGATTGCAGATCCGGTTCATTATGACAATGTGGATATTTTGTATGGTACAGGTTCCGTTTTAAATGGTCTGAGTTCTGCGGGGGGAAGTGTAAACCTGACATCACGTAAAGCAACCTTCGGCCGACAGCCAGTAGAGGCTGACTATAGTTGGTCAAGCTATAACAGCCAGCGTGCCCACATCGGCGCGGGCGGTACGCTTGTTGATGGTATAGCGGCTGGTCGCATGGATGTAAGCGCATCGAATACGGGTACCCAGGTTGACAAAGAACGCAGTCGTCCGAAACGAGTAAGCGCACAGCTTCTTCTGACGCCGACCGATAATACACAGGTTACTGTTGATATCGACCGTAGCTTAACCGATATGCGAAATCCCTATTTCGGGACGCCGGTTATCAACGGCAAAGTTGATCGCGACTTGCGCCATGTCAACTACAACAACATTCAGGATGCGCATATCCGCAGCTAG
- a CDS encoding hypothetical protein (ID:JIFNMEKO_03184;~source:Prodigal:2.6) has product MIVDDMDIKLSLITLVVAANTSSLLYAADDVIFVTGSNTSGYFAESDSSHLSSGSASRLGLTDKQTPRHTETISARTITAMGND; this is encoded by the coding sequence ATGATAGTCGACGATATGGACATCAAACTTTCTTTAATAACGCTTGTAGTCGCAGCAAATACTTCTTCTCTGCTCTATGCAGCAGATGACGTCATCTTCGTTACTGGCAGCAATACATCCGGTTATTTTGCAGAATCTGACTCCTCCCATCTTTCATCAGGTTCAGCTTCACGTCTTGGTCTGACAGATAAGCAGACGCCACGTCATACTGAAACTATCAGTGCCAGAACCATTACGGCTATGGGCAATGACTGA
- the mntP gene encoding putative manganese efflux pump MntP (ID:JIFNMEKO_03185;~source:Prodigal:2.6), translating into MNLYATLILAFGMSMDAFAAALGKGASLRRPGLKEAIRTGLIFGVIEALTPLIGWGVGIAASQYVMAWDHWIAFILLLILGLRMIMEGVRKKEVTEEAPERHGFWLLACTAVATSLDAMAVGVGLVFLQVNIIATALAIGASTMIMATAGILLGRFLGPMMGKWAEIFGGVVLIGIGSSILLEHLAIFS; encoded by the coding sequence ATGAATTTATATGCAACGCTTATTCTGGCTTTTGGCATGTCGATGGACGCTTTTGCTGCCGCTTTGGGTAAAGGGGCCTCCCTGCGCCGGCCGGGTTTGAAAGAAGCGATTCGTACCGGGCTGATTTTTGGCGTGATTGAGGCACTGACACCTTTAATTGGTTGGGGAGTGGGTATCGCTGCCAGTCAGTATGTCATGGCCTGGGATCACTGGATTGCTTTCATTTTGTTACTGATACTCGGATTAAGAATGATCATGGAAGGGGTGCGTAAAAAAGAGGTAACCGAAGAAGCCCCTGAACGCCATGGATTCTGGTTACTGGCGTGTACTGCAGTTGCTACCAGTCTTGATGCGATGGCTGTCGGTGTCGGCCTGGTATTCCTGCAGGTGAATATTATTGCCACTGCGCTGGCAATTGGTGCTTCTACTATGATCATGGCTACTGCGGGAATTCTGCTTGGTCGTTTTCTTGGGCCGATGATGGGAAAATGGGCAGAAATCTTTGGGGGTGTGGTATTAATTGGTATCGGCAGCAGTATTCTGCTTGAACATCTGGCGATTTTTTCCTGA
- a CDS encoding hypothetical protein (ID:JIFNMEKO_03186;~source:Prodigal:2.6), with the protein MQNLFSTFLMPVSTLLLGFLSALLLPVPMFSVTLTRQLMTLLSLSDFGSLFIMVLGM; encoded by the coding sequence ATGCAAAATCTTTTTTCCACCTTCCTGATGCCAGTGAGCACATTGTTACTGGGATTTTTATCCGCACTGCTACTTCCTGTCCCCATGTTTAGCGTTACCCTGACCCGCCAGCTCATGACGCTATTATCATTGAGCGATTTCGGTTCATTGTTCATCATGGTGCTTGGCATGTGA
- a CDS encoding hypothetical protein (ID:JIFNMEKO_03187;~source:Prodigal:2.6) — MSKAFTAEFKVEAAKLVLDQNYTHGEAAKAMNVSLSAINRRVKSLRIERQGKTPPGLPLTPEQTELREMRKRIQRLDMENEILKRLPRS, encoded by the coding sequence ATGAGCAAAGCATTTACTGCTGAATTTAAAGTCGAAGCGGCAAAACTGGTCCTGGATCAGAACTACACTCACGGCGAGGCGGCTAAGGCGATGAACGTCAGCCTCTCCGCCATCAACCGCCGGGTAAAATCGTTACGTATCGAGCGCCAGGGGAAAACGCCCCCGGGGCTGCCTCTGACGCCTGAGCAGACTGAACTCAGGGAAATGAGAAAACGGATACAACGCCTTGATATGGAGAATGAAATCCTAAAAAGGCTACCGCGCTCTTGA
- a CDS encoding hypothetical protein (ID:JIFNMEKO_03188;~source:Prodigal:2.6) gives MGPDGTVIARDVADYRALSLVEAVIALRRYPFGLQAPEELLHRGIIPAVTPATHALLYPTAPQSLPVLTAGIVAALIAVEHHACWLTPKLPGHLQCFDREGRVRRRRYRPAHRFAGEQIQHCCQISPAFSRPDIRHIAAPDLIRRGNRELPVEMVRYFNVFVPAAFVFMRRDLATGDIQLFHQLTGQPSPESDALSADHRGDTSRASRATTGVPDFTDETPFNGTLGVRIPAIFTNVAITASVNTEQPAQWRYRVVRPQTVYYRELFRESGIKSAVAFLGFHSPYQGVVSVFSFP, from the coding sequence GTGGGGCCGGATGGCACTGTAATAGCCCGTGATGTAGCTGATTATCGCGCTCTGAGCCTCGTTGAAGCTGTTATAGCCCTTCGTCGGTACCCATTCGGTCTTCAGGCTCCGGAAGAACTGCTCCATCGGGGCATTATCCCAGCAGTTACCCCGGCGACTCATGCTCTGCTTTATCCGACAGCGCCACAGAGCCTGCCGGTACTGACGGCTGGTATAGTGGCTGCCCTGATCGCTGTGGAACATCACGCCTGTTGGCTTACCCCGAAGCTCCCAGGCCATCTGCAATGCTTTGACCGTGAGGGCCGAGTCCGGCGACGTCGATATCGCCCAGCCCACAGGTTTGCGGGCGAACAGATCCAGCACTGCTGCCAGATAAGCCCAGCATTTTCCCGTCCAGATATACGTCACATCGCCGCACCAGACCTGATCCGGCGCGGTAACCGCGAACTGCCGGTCGAGATGGTTCGGTATTTCAATGTGTTCGTTCCCGCCGCGTTTGTATTTATGCGCCGGGACCTGGCAACTGGCGATATCCAGCTCTTTCATCAGCTTACCGGCCAGCCATCGCCCGAGTCTGACGCCCTTAGCGCTGACCATCGTGGCGATACTTCTCGCGCCAGCAGAGCCACCACTGGCGTTCCAGACTTCACTGACGAGACTCCGTTTAACGGCACGCTCGGCGTCAGAATCCCTGCCATTTTTACGAATGTAGCGATAACTGCTTCGGTGAACACCGAACAGCCGGCACAATGGCGCTACCGGGTAGTGCGCCCTCAGACTGTCTATTATCGTGAACTGTTCAGGGAGTCCGGCATCAAGAGCGCGGTAGCCTTTTTAGGATTTCATTCTCCATATCAAGGCGTTGTATCCGTTTTCTCATTTCCCTGA
- a CDS encoding hypothetical protein (ID:JIFNMEKO_03189;~source:Prodigal:2.6) produces the protein MKSPDVVTLIVWFFIGLVIASSGLLLLVSA, from the coding sequence ATGAAATCTCCTGATGTTGTTACTCTGATCGTCTGGTTTTTTATTGGTCTGGTGATAGCTTCCAGCGGTTTATTGCTGCTGGTTTCAGCCTGA
- the mgtB gene encoding Magnesium-transporting ATPase, P-type 1 (ID:JIFNMEKO_03190;~source:Prodigal:2.6) produces the protein MKNKAKKNNHQQLAIASEVTISLDNTLARLNTQRNGLTAEDAAERLDHYGKNHVVNEKAPPAWVQLIQAFNNPFIWVLMILATISFFTDYVLPVRQGEETDLTAVTIMLIMITLSGLLRFWQEYRTNKAAEALKSMVHTTATVIRRQGASSPAVKSDIALQDVVPGDLVFLSAGDMIPADVRLLSTRDLFVSQAALTGEAIPVEKFNPEDQQTNSSEKHDSDRDLLNFPGICLMGTSVASGTATAVVVATGEKTWFGSLAKSVVGSRPQTAFDRGVNSVSWLLIRFMLVMVPIVLLINGFTKGDWSDALLFALAVAVGLTPEMLPMIVSSNLAKGAIALSRQKVVVKRLNAIQNFGAMEILCTDKTGTLTQDHIILEQHLDAWGHSNDRVLQLAWLNSRHQSGVKNLMDKAILRFSQGATAVGGLYRYQKVDELPFDFERRRLSIVVADENQQQLLVCKGAVDEMLAVSSHWMDGEERLPLDEAARQRWQEQAEALNQQGFRVLVVAERDLSDEPLTLPLSKQDERDLTICGLLTFLDPPKESAREALAALSENGVTVKVLTGDNPTVTAKICRDVGLEPGQPLCGDEIEQLDDQALASLVVSRTLFCRLTPQQKSRVVTSLQSQGHTVGFLGDGINDAPALRDADIGISVDTATDIAKESADIILLEKNLMVLEQGVIKGRETFGNIIKYLNMTASSNFGNVFSVLVASAFIPFLPMLAIHLLIQNLMYDLSQLSLPWDKMDKEFLRKPRKWDAKNIGRFMLWIGPTSSIFDISTFALMWYVFSANSPEHQALFQSGWFIEGLLSQTLVVHMLRTQKIPFIQSCAALPVMLMTGLVMAIGIYIPFSPLGHAVGLEPLPWSYFPWLAATLLGYCLVAQGMKGFYIRRFGQWF, from the coding sequence ATGAAAAATAAAGCCAAAAAAAATAATCATCAGCAACTGGCTATTGCCAGTGAGGTCACGATCAGCCTGGACAATACGTTGGCGAGACTGAATACCCAGCGTAACGGTTTAACGGCAGAAGATGCTGCTGAGCGCCTTGATCACTATGGAAAAAATCACGTAGTAAACGAAAAAGCTCCTCCAGCGTGGGTGCAGCTTATTCAGGCTTTTAATAATCCGTTTATCTGGGTATTGATGATTCTTGCCACCATCAGTTTTTTTACGGATTACGTATTGCCAGTCCGGCAGGGTGAAGAGACCGATCTGACGGCTGTCACCATTATGTTAATCATGATAACCCTCAGTGGTTTGTTGCGTTTCTGGCAAGAGTATCGTACCAATAAAGCCGCAGAAGCGCTTAAATCAATGGTGCATACCACAGCCACCGTGATCCGTCGTCAGGGCGCATCCTCACCGGCAGTGAAATCAGATATTGCGCTGCAGGACGTTGTACCCGGTGACCTGGTGTTTCTTTCTGCCGGGGATATGATTCCTGCTGATGTAAGGCTGTTATCGACGCGCGATCTTTTTGTCAGCCAGGCGGCACTGACCGGTGAGGCGATACCGGTTGAAAAATTCAATCCGGAAGACCAGCAGACCAACAGCAGTGAAAAGCATGATTCTGACCGCGATCTGTTGAATTTCCCTGGTATCTGTCTGATGGGAACCAGTGTTGCCAGTGGCACCGCGACAGCTGTCGTGGTAGCGACAGGAGAAAAAACCTGGTTTGGTTCGCTGGCCAAGTCTGTGGTAGGCAGCCGGCCGCAAACCGCCTTCGATCGGGGAGTCAACAGCGTCAGTTGGTTGTTGATTCGCTTCATGTTGGTGATGGTACCGATCGTCTTATTGATTAATGGTTTCACTAAAGGTGACTGGAGTGATGCGCTGTTATTTGCTCTGGCCGTTGCCGTGGGTCTGACACCAGAGATGCTACCGATGATTGTCAGCTCGAATCTGGCAAAAGGGGCAATCGCGCTGTCACGTCAGAAAGTGGTGGTGAAAAGACTGAATGCGATTCAGAACTTCGGGGCGATGGAGATCCTTTGTACGGATAAAACCGGAACTCTGACTCAGGATCATATCATTCTTGAGCAACATCTTGATGCATGGGGACATAGTAACGACCGGGTTCTGCAACTGGCGTGGCTAAACAGCCGTCATCAGAGTGGCGTTAAAAACCTGATGGACAAAGCGATTCTCCGTTTTAGTCAGGGAGCCACAGCAGTCGGTGGGTTGTATCGTTACCAGAAAGTAGATGAGTTACCTTTTGATTTTGAGCGCCGTCGCCTCTCTATCGTGGTTGCCGACGAAAATCAGCAGCAGTTACTGGTCTGCAAAGGGGCAGTGGATGAAATGCTGGCAGTCTCCAGCCACTGGATGGATGGCGAGGAACGTCTGCCACTTGATGAGGCTGCCCGTCAGCGGTGGCAGGAGCAGGCAGAGGCGCTGAATCAGCAAGGTTTTCGTGTTTTAGTGGTCGCCGAGCGTGATTTAAGCGATGAGCCATTAACCTTGCCGCTGAGTAAACAAGATGAGCGCGATCTCACGATTTGTGGGTTGCTGACTTTCCTCGATCCACCGAAAGAGAGTGCCCGTGAAGCACTGGCAGCACTGTCAGAAAATGGTGTCACGGTAAAAGTGTTAACGGGTGATAATCCTACGGTGACAGCCAAAATCTGTCGTGATGTCGGACTGGAGCCGGGGCAGCCTCTGTGCGGAGATGAAATTGAACAACTCGACGACCAGGCTCTGGCATCATTAGTGGTTTCCCGCACGTTGTTTTGTCGTCTGACACCCCAGCAAAAATCACGGGTGGTAACATCGCTGCAAAGTCAGGGGCATACGGTGGGGTTTCTTGGTGACGGGATTAATGACGCACCTGCATTACGCGATGCTGATATTGGTATTTCTGTTGATACCGCGACAGATATCGCCAAAGAGTCGGCGGACATCATTTTGCTGGAAAAAAATCTGATGGTGCTGGAGCAAGGGGTGATCAAAGGGCGCGAAACCTTCGGTAATATCATCAAATACCTGAATATGACAGCCAGCTCTAACTTTGGCAATGTCTTCTCAGTGCTGGTGGCCAGTGCCTTTATTCCTTTTTTACCGATGCTGGCAATCCACTTACTGATTCAAAACCTGATGTATGATCTCTCTCAGCTTTCATTACCCTGGGATAAAATGGATAAAGAGTTTCTGCGTAAACCGCGCAAGTGGGATGCGAAGAATATAGGTCGTTTTATGCTATGGATAGGGCCAACATCCTCTATTTTTGATATCAGCACCTTTGCGTTAATGTGGTATGTCTTCTCAGCAAACAGCCCTGAACATCAGGCGCTCTTTCAGTCAGGATGGTTTATAGAAGGGCTATTGTCACAGACATTAGTGGTTCATATGTTACGTACCCAAAAAATTCCGTTTATTCAAAGTTGTGCCGCGTTACCGGTTATGCTGATGACTGGATTGGTGATGGCTATTGGTATCTATATTCCCTTCTCGCCTCTGGGGCATGCTGTCGGACTGGAGCCGCTGCCATGGTCATACTTCCCCTGGTTAGCTGCCACTTTACTGGGATACTGCCTGGTGGCTCAGGGTATGAAAGGTTTTTACATTCGCCGTTTCGGCCAATGGTTTTAA
- the yhjE_1 gene encoding Inner membrane metabolite transport protein YhjE (ID:JIFNMEKO_03191;~source:Prodigal:2.6) — MNKHLSTLVASLVGTAIEFFDFYIYATAAVIVFPHIFFPQGDPTVATLQSLATFAIAFVARPIGSAVFGHFGDRAGRKVTLVASLLTMGISTVVIGLLPGYDTIGVFAPLLLALARFGQGLGLGGEWGGAALLATENAPAKKRAFYGSFPQLGAPVGFFFANGTFLLLSWLLSDQQFMQWGWRVPFILSAVLVLVGLYVRVSLHESPVFAKVQKDKKQVKIPIGTLLTKHLKATLIGTFIMLATYTLFYIMTVYSMTWGTSAPPNGLGFPRNTMLLMLMLAVIGFGIMVPLAGLLADRFGRRKTMITITLLIIAFAFIFPTMLGSGNQALVMAFLVFGLSIMGLTFGPMGALLPELFPTEVRYTGASFSYNLSSILGASVAPYIATWLAHKYGLFAVGLYLAAMALLTLIALIASKETLHDSLYD, encoded by the coding sequence GTGAACAAGCACCTGTCAACGCTGGTCGCTTCTCTGGTCGGCACCGCTATCGAATTTTTTGATTTTTACATCTATGCCACTGCAGCGGTCATTGTGTTTCCGCATATTTTTTTCCCCCAGGGTGACCCTACCGTAGCGACACTGCAGTCACTGGCAACCTTTGCGATCGCCTTTGTCGCCCGTCCTATCGGCTCTGCGGTATTTGGTCATTTTGGTGACCGCGCCGGGCGTAAAGTGACACTGGTTGCTTCGCTACTGACTATGGGGATTTCCACCGTGGTGATTGGCCTGTTACCTGGCTACGACACCATTGGTGTTTTCGCTCCCCTGCTACTGGCCCTCGCACGTTTCGGTCAGGGGCTGGGATTGGGTGGTGAATGGGGTGGCGCTGCGCTGCTGGCGACTGAAAATGCCCCGGCGAAGAAAAGAGCTTTCTACGGTTCTTTCCCACAGTTAGGGGCACCTGTTGGGTTTTTCTTCGCTAACGGGACTTTCTTACTGCTTTCCTGGCTGCTCTCTGACCAGCAATTTATGCAATGGGGATGGCGTGTTCCCTTTATTCTTTCTGCAGTACTGGTGTTGGTCGGATTGTATGTGCGCGTATCGTTGCATGAATCACCCGTGTTCGCCAAAGTGCAAAAAGATAAAAAACAGGTGAAGATCCCTATCGGCACCTTGCTGACCAAACATCTGAAAGCCACCCTGATCGGCACGTTCATCATGCTGGCAACCTATACCCTGTTTTATATTATGACGGTCTACTCCATGACGTGGGGAACATCAGCACCACCTAATGGATTGGGCTTCCCACGGAATACCATGCTGCTGATGCTGATGCTGGCGGTCATTGGGTTCGGAATTATGGTGCCTCTTGCCGGATTACTGGCCGACCGTTTTGGTCGTCGCAAGACAATGATTACCATCACCTTGCTGATTATCGCTTTTGCTTTTATCTTCCCGACGATGCTGGGATCAGGTAATCAGGCACTGGTGATGGCATTCCTGGTGTTTGGTTTGAGTATTATGGGGCTAACCTTTGGTCCAATGGGTGCCTTGCTACCTGAATTGTTTCCCACTGAAGTGCGTTATACCGGTGCTTCTTTCTCCTACAACCTCTCCTCAATATTGGGTGCTTCTGTTGCGCCTTATATCGCCACGTGGCTGGCGCATAAATACGGGCTGTTTGCGGTAGGTCTGTATCTGGCAGCGATGGCTCTGCTTACCCTGATTGCTCTTATCGCCAGCAAAGAGACTCTGCATGACTCATTGTATGACTGA
- the yhjJ gene encoding Protein YhjJ (ID:JIFNMEKO_03192;~source:Prodigal:2.6), with amino-acid sequence MQVTRVRYWLGGIILAIISIVARAETLQPDPAWQQGKLNNGFSWQVLTTPQRPSDRVQIRLVINTGSLAESPQQLGFSHLLPRIALLESTRLDSAQLRTLWQQGIDPDRPHPPAITSYDYTLYSYSLANNRPETIKEAFNWLAGTAGDIKISVETASLALHTTDPVASWPANPGDAWWRYRLKGSTLSGHDPRAAISGAVDIEKLKAFYHQWYTPDAMTLYVVGNVDGRAVSEQISKVFSSLEGKREMPLPLPVLPALGKEPVVLSNDGLAQGRLSLVWDSAWQPLRDARALQHYWKSDLVREALFTYLQKKFSENKIQNVQLGFDCRVFYQRAQCAINLDAEPSAFSNHLKLIAQEMESLRDNGVSQTFFDELIARKTAELSKLFATYARMDTEVLMNQRLRSQQNAVVDIAPEQYQKLRQHFLAELTRNKLNQELQQQLTQVLTLVLLQADDGKGVSVAPLQTIWQSVMAPVESPAPTVEETKPEAVEISPVQKGA; translated from the coding sequence ATGCAGGTTACCAGAGTGCGTTATTGGCTGGGGGGCATAATCCTTGCGATTATCAGTATAGTTGCGCGGGCAGAAACGCTGCAACCCGATCCTGCCTGGCAGCAGGGTAAACTTAATAACGGTTTTAGCTGGCAGGTATTAACCACACCACAGCGACCGAGTGATCGCGTTCAAATCAGGCTGGTGATTAACACCGGATCGCTGGCAGAGAGCCCTCAGCAGTTGGGGTTTAGCCATCTGTTACCTCGTATTGCATTGCTGGAGAGCACCCGACTCGACAGCGCACAGTTACGTACATTATGGCAGCAGGGCATTGATCCCGACAGGCCTCATCCGCCAGCCATCACCTCTTACGACTATACTCTCTACTCATACAGCCTGGCGAATAATCGGCCTGAGACGATAAAAGAAGCATTTAACTGGCTGGCAGGCACCGCTGGTGATATAAAGATCAGTGTAGAAACCGCGTCTCTGGCATTGCACACCACGGACCCGGTTGCCAGCTGGCCGGCCAATCCCGGGGATGCATGGTGGCGCTACCGTCTGAAAGGGTCAACGCTATCAGGGCATGATCCGCGGGCGGCGATCAGCGGAGCGGTCGACATTGAAAAGTTGAAGGCGTTTTACCATCAATGGTACACCCCCGATGCGATGACACTTTATGTGGTAGGTAATGTTGATGGTCGTGCTGTCTCTGAACAGATCAGTAAAGTTTTCTCTTCCTTAGAGGGTAAACGTGAAATGCCGTTACCGTTACCAGTACTGCCCGCATTAGGTAAAGAGCCGGTTGTGCTGAGTAATGACGGTCTGGCGCAGGGGCGTTTATCACTGGTATGGGACAGCGCGTGGCAGCCGCTGCGCGATGCGCGTGCATTGCAGCACTACTGGAAAAGTGATTTAGTGCGTGAAGCGCTCTTTACCTATCTGCAAAAAAAGTTCTCCGAGAATAAAATCCAAAATGTACAATTAGGTTTCGATTGTCGGGTCTTTTACCAGCGCGCCCAGTGCGCCATTAATCTGGATGCGGAGCCATCAGCATTCAGCAACCACTTAAAATTGATTGCCCAGGAGATGGAATCATTACGTGACAATGGCGTGTCACAGACATTTTTTGATGAACTGATTGCACGCAAAACCGCAGAGCTGAGTAAATTGTTTGCCACTTATGCCCGCATGGATACCGAAGTATTAATGAACCAGCGTCTGCGTTCACAACAAAATGCGGTAGTCGATATTGCACCGGAACAGTACCAGAAGCTCAGGCAGCACTTCCTTGCTGAATTAACACGTAATAAGCTCAATCAGGAGCTTCAGCAACAGTTAACTCAGGTTTTAACGTTAGTTCTGTTACAGGCTGATGATGGTAAAGGGGTGTCTGTGGCGCCGCTGCAAACCATTTGGCAATCCGTTATGGCACCCGTGGAATCACCTGCACCGACGGTTGAAGAGACTAAGCCTGAGGCTGTCGAGATATCTCCGGTACAGAAAGGGGCGTAA